In a single window of the Elaeis guineensis isolate ETL-2024a chromosome 8, EG11, whole genome shotgun sequence genome:
- the LOC105049889 gene encoding LOW QUALITY PROTEIN: uncharacterized protein (The sequence of the model RefSeq protein was modified relative to this genomic sequence to represent the inferred CDS: inserted 2 bases in 2 codons), whose protein sequence is MRALACSLRQVRCLSRLHGRALSLNGLGKNEXSLILCNPVANSLINPSRKKEISRYLNRTLVLWRALSTPAANEATRDVGRAGPLLEYERRIASGDXVDGDSCQVGTLRVLQRLYDQLIEHEDSCRLDRYKASEKNGRSRWLWSCLIPQSSYSPVNGLYLHGGVGTGKTMLMDLFYDRLPCNWRKKRIHFHDFMLSVHSRLQMHKGVADPLEVVAGEISDESVLLCLDEFMVTDVADALILNRLFRHLFSKGIVLVATSNRAPDQLYEGGLQRDLFLPFIETLKERCVVHEIGSSIDYRKLGSAEQGFYFVGKEYSELLKQKFYQLIGQEIPGPQVVEVVMGRQLQVLLGANGCAYFPFEDLCDRPLGAADYFGLFKKFHTLALEGVPKFGLHNRTAAYRFVTLVDVMYENRARLLCTAEASPIELFERIVTVDDAKKTSPRSSLKSKKRDDLDLCVDNELGFAKDRTISRLTEMNSKEYLEQHDANLQEKSPEDEDEKGDALQAS, encoded by the exons ATGAGAGCATTAGCTTGTTCTCTTCGACAAGTTCGGTGTTTATCTCGGCTTCATGGGCGAGCGCTTTCGTTGAATGGTTTGGGAAAAAATG AAAGTTTAATTTTGTGCAATCCGGTGGCAAATTCTTTGATCAATCCTTCTCGCAAGAAAGAAATCAGCAGATATCTGAACCGGACTTTGGTCCTCTGGAGGGCTCTGTCCACTCCTGCGGCAAATGAAGCAACCAGAG ATGTTGGAAGAGCTGGTCCTTTGCTTGAGTATGAAAGGAGAATTGCATCGGGGG TAGTTGATGGTGACAGTTGCCAG GTGGGCACCCTTAGAGTACTGCAAAGACTTTATGATCAGCTCATTGAGCATGAAGATAGCTGCCGGTTGGATAGATACAAAGCATCTGAGAAAAATGGGAG GAGCAGGTGGTTATGGTCGTGTCTAATTCCCCAATCTTCATATTCACCAGTCAATGGACTCTACCTTCATGGAGGAGTAGGCACTGGAAAGACAATGCTTATGGACTTGTTTTATGATCGATT GCCATGTAActggaggaagaaaagaatacACTTTCATGATTTTATGTTGAGTGTACATAGTCGATTGCAG ATGCATAAAGGGGTAGCAGATCCGCTGGAAGTTGTTGCAGGAGAGATATCTGATGAATCAGTTCTATTATGTCTTGATGAATTCATG GTGACTGATGTTGCTGATGCTTTGATACTGAATCGTCTTTTTCGACATTTGTTCAGCAAAGGCATT GTTCTTGTCGCCACTTCAAATCGTGCTCCTGATCAGCTTTATGAAGGTGGTTTACAGAGGGATCTATTCTTGCCCTTCATCGAAACCTTGAAG GAAAGGTGTGTGGTGCATGAGATTGGCTCTTCAATAGACTATAGAAAATTGGGTTCG GCTGAGCAGGGCTTTTACTTTGTTGGAAAGGAGTACTCTGAACTTCTTAAACAGAAGTTCTATCAGTTGATTGGACAAGAAATACCTGGTCCACAAGTTGTGGAAGTTGTTATGGGAAGACAATTGCAG GTCCTACTGGGAGCTAATGGATGTGCAtattttccttttgaagatctttgTGACAGACCTTTGGGTGCAGCTGACTACTTTGGATTGTTTA AAAAATTTCATACTCTGGCATTGGAAGGAGTGCCAAAGTTTGGTCTCCATAACCGGACTGCAGCTTATCGGTTTGTCACCTTAGTTGAT GTTATGTATGAGAACAGGGCCAGATTGTTATGTACAGCTGAGGCATCACCAATTGAATTATTTGAAAGAATTGTGACTGTGGATGATGCCAAAAAGACGTCTCCTAGATCTTCTTTGAAGTCAAAGAAAAGGGATGATCTTGATCTTTGCGTGGACAATGAGCTGGGATTTGCAAAGGACCGCACAATTAGCAG ATTAACAGAGATGAACAGCAAGGAGTATTTGGAACAGCATGATGCCAACTTGCAGGAGAAGTCCCCTGAGGATGAAGATGAGAAGGGCGATGCCTTACAAGCATCATAA